Below is a window of Clostridiales bacterium DNA.
GAAGTTCTCGGTAAGCGGATACATCCGGGTCGCATAGCCTGCGGCAAGAATTACACACTTCATAGATTTGCTCCGATTCCGTCAGCGGATTTGCATAGGTGGAAACTATATTTCCCTTCCATTTCCGGATAAGATGTCAGGTATTTCCGTTCCACTTCTTCCCGGATACTGTCTGTTTTCCGGGGATCAATCAATGCCATACAACAACCCTTGAATCCGGCACCGGAGAAGCGGCCTCCATAGATCCCATCTGTCTCCCGCATGATTTCGTACAGCCGGATCTGTTCAGGAGCCCCGGATTCCCAGTTGTGAATGCTGCTCCAGCCAGATTCAAAGGAAAGACGGCCATATTCTTCAATGTCTCCCTTTCTCCATGCTTCCGCACCGGTTTCGACTCGCTGAAATTCGGTATACCAGTGTTCACAGCGCTTTGCCCAAGGTTCCGGAAGTTTGTTTTTGTAAGCCTGGTAAACGGAAAAAGCAACGTCCCGTGCGTTGGCTTGATTGAATTTACCGTAATCATACCCGCTGAAAGCCTGCAGTGCATATACGCCAGCCCGCAGCTCATCCACCCGCATATTGTACTTGGAACCTGCAAGGGAGTGCTCCAGTCCGCTGAAGAAAACTGCAATAGCATAGGGTTTCATGTTGGGAGATTCCGGAATCAATTCGTAATGATTATCCTTGCAATCCAAGTAGAGCAGGTGGTTTTTCCGGGAAAGGACTTCGCAGGATTGGTCCAGGGTGCCGACATTGACGCCTACATAGTTTTTCTCCGCATCGAAAGCGATGTTGATCAGTTCCTGGTCTCCCAGCCGAATGTGGTTCACTTTGGCTAAAGCATCCAGGAAAGCAAGAATGACCGCAGCACTGCTGCTCAGTCCGCCGATCGGCAGGGATCCTTCGATTACCCCGCACAACCCGACTGAAAGACTGTGGTCTTTGGCCAGAGCCCAGGTCGCACCCCGAAGGTAATCCGCCCAGTCCCCAGTTTTGTCGCCGATCTCCCGGATATGCCATTGGGCACGCTTGGGGAACTGCAGGGAAGACATTTCGACAACCCCGTTATGCTTAGGACTGAAGGCGATATGAATTCCCTGGTCAATTGCCAAGCCGGTGATCTTTCCCAGGTTGTGGTCGCTGTGCGCACCGATCGGGCAGATCCGGTATGGGGAGAAAGAAACCCCATCGGCTTCCCGACCATATATCTGCTCAAATTTCTCTTCGCATTTCATGGATACTGCTCCCTGTAGTGCTTTGCTGCTATTCCCGTCTTGTCTCTCTTTTACCTGAGTGATTTGAATCAGAAGAAACTGATATCCTCACCGGTTTCTTCCTTGTACTGTTGTGCCCATGCTTCATAGCCGATATATGCAGAAGTATTGGGGCGGGTTAAGATGATTTTGGTTGCTTCAATGCTCTTGACCTCAAAACGGTCTTTCAGGTGCTCCAGGGCTTCATGACCGGAAGCGTATTGAAGGGATTTACCATCAATCTCCAGCTCTACAGGACCGGGTATCACTTCCAGCAGGCTGGTGACCGGAACCTTTCCTCCCAGATTGCTGAGATAGCCGGTATAATCTTGTAATTCCAGTCCGCGTTCTTCACAAGCTGCCTTAATGGATTTCCTTTTCTCGCTGTCCAGGCTTGGTTCAGCGATGAACACAGCGCGAACTTTGGAAAAGCCCTGTTCCGCATCTGATATAATCGGAATGCCGTCCAGCGACTTTCCGGCACTCTTTTCATCAACAGCCAATATTGCACGGAATGGGGTATCCTCCAGGTGGTGAATCGCCTTGCGGGCAGTTTCCCCAGCACCGATAATCATGGTGGGGACAGTGGGTGCTTTCCGGGCAGTTACCTTTTTCTTTTCCACCAACAGGATTCGATATCCGAAACGGATCAAGGAGATGAAAAGGAACTGGATTACCGCACCCATGATGTAGTAGGTAATTGGCATACGGCGGATAAAGATGGCAGTACCGATGATATGAATCACTGCCGTAACCGCAGAAGCACCGATGATCCGGTTCATATCATTGATGCCTGCATACCGCCACATTCCGCCGTAGAGCCGGAATAACGCGAACACCAGAATGCAGAGAATTGTATAGAACGGTGCGAATTTCAGAAAATCTGTCTGGTAATAGCTCACCGTTGGCCGGAATTCCCCGTTTACAAAGAAACGGAGCATAAGCGCCAGGAAATATGCCAGATTGACAGCAAGAATATCCAGGATAACAATCCATAAGTCCTTTGCCAGGGCTTTAATAATTTTCTGAAGGATATTCCTTGTTGTTTCTTTGTTTTCAGGTGTTTGCTTGTTTTGCATTTTCAGGTTCCTTCCCATTCATTTTCAGAAGTGTCTGGAAGAAATTGCTTTGATTATTCGGATTTTATGGCTTTTCGATGTCTGTAGATCCGGTTCGTTGTCCATGTGCCAATCTGGAACAGGAAAACACCCAGCAGGCAACCCAGAGTATTATCCAGAATATCATCCAGTTCGCAAAGGCCAAGATGGGTGAAGTACTGCAGAGTCTCGGTCAGGATAGAAAGTACAAAGCCTGTAAGTATGGTTAGCAGATATGGATGTCTACAGCGGTGGTATACCATGGGCAGCAGGAGCCCAATGGGAATCATCACCAGAATGTTCAGGAGGATCTGACGGGCCAGGCTGAGTCGTCGAATTTTGAAAAAACTTTCATCGAATCGGAATGCCTCCCGATAGCTCCAGAGCAGATTCAGGTTTATCTGTGGCCGATTAGATGGTCTTCTGTATAGCAGTATCAAGTAAGAATACAGGATCAGGTAAATGGCAAGCATCCCACCGAGGATTACCTTATCAGCAATAGAAAAACCAGCAGGTCGAGATTGCCGTCGCCGGAGAATCATCGCCGTAATGAAGATAATCAGTAAGACAGGCAGAACAATGTACAGCGAGGAAACCTGAGACAGCGTTCTATAGCTCATTACTGATCCGCCTCATGAACCAGCCGTTGGTAGGTGCCGTCCATTGTCTGCCGGGGGGTAATGTCCTCCGGACGATAGGTGGAAACAATGCCGGCAATTTGCTCCCGGATGGTGCTTTCTTTGTTGCTGTAGGCTGCATCCATCAGGAGAGCAAGCTGGTTCAGGAATTTCTCCTCATCAAAGGGAATCGGACATCCGATATGGATGAGTTCATTGTCCGTCTTCTTCAAGCCTTCTTCGGCCATCAGCTTCTCCTCATAAAGCTTCTCGCCGGGACGCAGGCCGGTATATTCGATTTTGATGTCCACATCCGGACGGTATCCGGAAAGCTTGATCATATTCCGGGCCAGGGAGTCGATTTTAACCGGAGAGCCCATGTCCAGGACGAAGATTTCCCCGCCGTGGGCATAGGTCCCAGCCAGCATAACCAGGCTGACAGCTTCGGGTATTGTCATGAAGTACCGGATAATATCCGGATGGGTCACAGTGATCGGGCCGCCGCGCTCAATCTGTTCGCGGAACAGCGGGATCACGGAGCCATTCGAACCAAGGACGTTACCAAAGCGGACAGCCACAAATTCGGTTTTGATATCCTGGAAAACGTGGCCATTCCCTTCCCGGTCCGCGTTCTCGTAGCCGGCGTGCGTGAAAAGCTGGGGGATTTCCGCGGCTTTTCCTTGCTTGATCATATGGTCAAAGCTCTGGATGATCATCTCGCAAATCCGCTTCGATGCGCCCATCACGTTGGTGGGGTTCACTGCCTTGTCGGTGGAGATCAGTACAAAACGTTCGCAGTGATTAACCATGGCAGCATAGGCGGTTTTGTAGGTGCCCAGTGCGTTGTTTTTGATTGCCTCACATGGACTGTCCTCCATAAGGGGAACATGCTTATGAGCGGCTGCATGGTAGACGATCTGGGGTTGATACTTCCGGAACACCTGGAAAATCCGCCGGCTGTCACGTACGCTGCCGATCAGGGTAACCAGGTTCAGTTCAGGGTACT
It encodes the following:
- a CDS encoding GHMP kinase, which codes for MKCEEKFEQIYGREADGVSFSPYRICPIGAHSDHNLGKITGLAIDQGIHIAFSPKHNGVVEMSSLQFPKRAQWHIREIGDKTGDWADYLRGATWALAKDHSLSVGLCGVIEGSLPIGGLSSSAAVILAFLDALAKVNHIRLGDQELINIAFDAEKNYVGVNVGTLDQSCEVLSRKNHLLYLDCKDNHYELIPESPNMKPYAIAVFFSGLEHSLAGSKYNMRVDELRAGVYALQAFSGYDYGKFNQANARDVAFSVYQAYKNKLPEPWAKRCEHWYTEFQRVETGAEAWRKGDIEEYGRLSFESGWSSIHNWESGAPEQIRLYEIMRETDGIYGGRFSGAGFKGCCMALIDPRKTDSIREEVERKYLTSYPEMEGKYSFHLCKSADGIGANL
- a CDS encoding VanZ family protein yields the protein MSYRTLSQVSSLYIVLPVLLIIFITAMILRRRQSRPAGFSIADKVILGGMLAIYLILYSYLILLYRRPSNRPQINLNLLWSYREAFRFDESFFKIRRLSLARQILLNILVMIPIGLLLPMVYHRCRHPYLLTILTGFVLSILTETLQYFTHLGLCELDDILDNTLGCLLGVFLFQIGTWTTNRIYRHRKAIKSE